The segment gacagggtttcaccatgttggccaggctggtcttgaactactggcctcagggaatccgccctcctcggccttccaaagtactaaatttatagtcatgagccactgcaccccgccagtttaacttttttttaattggcttagTTGCCAAGAGAGGAAGTTGGGGAGGATCCTGAGGAGTGTATGTTTTGTCCTTGGAGAGAGAGCTCATTGTCTTCAAGCAAAAGAGGGAGCACACTAGCCCTTATTAGAGAAGAGAGGGGCACTTCTGTAGCCTTAGAAGGTTCTGGAAACCTGAGGATTGAAGATTTTTCAGGTGCATCAACCCAGATGGTTTCATCCCATGTGTCAGGGTTCCATTTTTTCCCAATCAGGGTCCTGACAGCAGCACAGTAGACCTGCCTAGCTTGGGTCCTAACTTCTTTGGAGTTTTATTCTCATGACTAAGTCCTGGGCCTGGTCCTCAGCTTCCTCTCCTCATTGGCTTGAGAACCTGAGAGTCTCATATTCTACAAGGGAGGCTTTCTGGCCCTCAcactgagtttttgtttgtttttgagacaagatcttgctttgtcactaaGGCTGAGTGTGTAGTTgcacccaggctgggagtgcagtggcacagtaagctactgtaaccttgaactcctggactcaaattatcctctggcctcagcctcttgagtaacagAACAACAaatgcatgccactatgccctgctgattttaaatttttgtggagatgggccttgctatgttgcccaggctggtcttgaattcctggcctcaagctatccttcctTTTCGGTCTTCTGaggcactggaattacaggcatgagccacggctctTGGTCCCACACTCAGCTTCTAATTACCAACTAATCactctcattcttttattttgagacagggtctcattctgtagctcaagctggagtacagtagtgcaaatatagctcactgcagcctcaaactcctggggtcaggtgatcttcttgcctcagcctcccaaatagctaggactacagccacAAGCTACTGGgcatggataattttttaaatatttgtagagacagggtcttgctacgttgcccaggctggtctcaaactcctggctcagcctcccaaagtgctgggattacaagtgtgagccactatgcctggcccattCTCATTCTTCTGTTATCTTTTTCCAAGGTATCGGTCTAGCTCAGTAATAACTCATCAGTTCCACTGTCCACACTGTTTCCCACCTGATCTTCGTGCCTGCCGGTGCATTTCTTTGTGCTGACATGCCATCTCAGTTCACCACTAGTGAAAGTTTTAATAACTGCACTGTCAGGGTGTGCTAGCAGTTAACTTCTCCCTGCCCCAGTGAGGAGACTCTCATCCTATAAGTGAGAAGGCAAGAGAAATGGCTCCAAAAGCACACTGGAGCACCTACTTTCCTGCAACCCTTCTGATACCAAGTATCACAGATGCTGAGATGAAGATTAGTGGGTAGGAGATTTGGATTGCCACCTGTTGAAGGAAAGGAAGCTCCACTGGGTGGAGGAAGAATATGGGCTATGATGCAATCTCAAAGGTGGCCTTAGCTGACACTAAGGGGAACTCTGAAGCTAGGATGGTCTTTCAGATTGTCCTAATATGGGGCAATGGGACTAGTCTTTGCATGCAGCCTGGCCCAAGAAGGAAGTGTGACTTCAGGTGAGGTGGCTCTTTTCACTTAAGACGGCAATTCTACTGACAGCTGAGGACCGTTGGGTGCACACTGCCAGGGCGAGAAAACAAAATCCTCTGTAGGGAAGGGGACTGTGTGGCATATCACAGCACACCCTGAGAACAAGGGAGCAGCTCTTCATCAAACAACACAATATGGGCCAACATATTCCCAGAGGCTGCTGTAGTGCTGGGCACATTAGTGCTCAATAACTTATTGAATTAGTATTATCATATTGTGCTATTGCCATCCTCATCTTTTAAAGTCACTTATCACTTAATGGATGTTCTTATGTGTTAGAACTGACACTATGAAGATGACTATGATACAATTACCTGTTGAGCCTATTTGGGAAATTAACCTATATTTAACAAGTTTGACTAATGAGATTGGTTAAGAGCCTTAGCAGAGGGCTAAACAAAATGGTGTTAAAGAATACACCTGATGGTCCAAGAAAATCCCTAACTCCCTAGAAGGTCTGGGTAGTCTGAGAAGTGACATTCGAACAGTATAAGAATGCACTTTCCTCCAGAGCCAGAAGCAGGGAAAGCAGAGGCAGCAGCAATTTTATCTTCTGGGCACCTTATCCTCAGACCTCATTTTATCAATACATATGGACTGTCTACAACCACATAGCATCCTTTTCATCAGCCTTATGAAATTTTCCCCCAATTTATCCAAGTCAGGATTTCAGTATGCAGAAGTCTAATGTCATCTTGGAGAGTTCATTGTGCCTCCCCCATATCCAAGACCATTTACTAAAACCTTAGTTCAGTCTTTAAAGAGTCACAAGATCCTATTATGCCTAgtttttttccagtcttttaaGTCTATTCCTTACCTTGCCAAAAAAGTACCTGTTTCTATGGTTTAACAAATGGAGCTTAGAATATGGAACTATGGTAAGTGCtcttcagaatttaaaataagttacatgtactggttttattttgtagttttgttcTCAAAGAATTCCAGATATGATTTTTTTCCAGACAAAAATACCTGCTACATGCTTCCTTCTGTATGAATACGAGACCTACCTTCATTCATGTTTCCTCTATGAAGCTTTCCCTGAGCTCCAAACACAGAGCTGAGACTTCCACCTAATGTAGAAAGCTAGCACGAGCCGGCGCTGACAGATGGAAGACTTGAGATGTTACAAGATTatatatggaaacacaaaaggTAAGGTTAAAATCTGTTCATTAGACTTATTTCCTAACCTTTTAATCACTCATCACTTTCGAACATTCTTGCAACTGAACTGAATAAACTGGGAAGGTTTTTTGGGTAATTCTActaacgcttttttttttttttttttttggagacagggtctcactctgtcacccaggctggagtgcagtgctgtgatcctagctcactgcagctttgatcttctgggcccaagcaatcctcccacctcagcctcctgagtagctgggactcaaagtgtgccaccacacctgattttctttttggtagagatggggactcactatgttgcccaggctggtctcaaacttttggcctcaagggatcctcccaccttggcctccgaaagagttgggattataggcatgagccaacatgcatggtcaaatgctttttaaactAGTAATTCACCTGTGTATGGTTATGTCAAAGAAAAATACAAGGTTGCATACGCTTAGAGAAAGTAAGGAAGTAACCCATTACATGTATGTTTGTAAATTTTACTTAGGCCATCGTTTTTTATTTTCACCTTtgaatttcaaagtaaattaGAGATATGTAAATAACAGAATTATCAACATTAAAATCTTATTCACAACAATGGCTAACAAGAACAGGACGACAGTCAAGTCAGtagctttttaataaaatgagcAGAATCCCATCGTAACAGTTCTTTGTTACATGAATTCAAATACACAGCAAACCAATCATGTTCCCTGAAATTTAACAATCATACTTAATAAAGGCCTGTTAGTGCTGTCCCTCAAGACTCTAATTCTAAAGGGCTTCCTTTGAATTCCCTTTATAAAGCTTTGTGCAAAGAAGAGCTTAAGCACCAGTAAGAAAGACTGTTGCtagcatttttatttcatcatcaACAACAAACATGCAGTTTCTTTCTCTGATGTGCATGGCACTGTAAAATGGGTGCTACACTCTCTCGTGGTACAAAGTTTATAAATACAATATACTGATACAAAGTTGAAGCCATTAAAAAGAGCTTAATAACAACTATGAGGAGATAATTAAATCTGGAGTGTTGATGCAATCTATGAAGAGATTTAGAAACAAGACATAAACACTATGGTAAAAGTTTTACTTGGGAAGGGGCCAGAGGGGAACTTTTTATGTGCTACTGAAAGATTTTTTAAGTTGCTCCAAATTTACTTTCTTTCTGCTATTATCTTTAAATACTGCAAAGCATTGTGAGCTGCATCACTTTGTGCATTGCCACAGGAGATACCGGAGCCATGACAGACTGTGATGGGGCTGGTGGACAGTTCAGCAAGACATTGATATTGTCCATTGGCGCTCAGTTCATCTGTAATGACACATTCAAGGATGATGATTAATGTCCAATATGTATAAAGTGGATCCCTTTGTAAAAACAATACAATTcttattattgtctttctttttaagcATCCATGGTATACTACACCACTCGCAATCTTTGTTTTGCTtgtacaaacaaaaaaccacaactGCTCAGCTGTagcagttttcaaacacattACACTTCATAATGATCTGACAGCGTTAAAGACATGCAGATATCTAGGCTGCACTCTAGCTCACTCAATCAGAAATATACGGTTGGGGGTGGCTGATTcctacacttaaaaaaataatagctcCCAAGGCAATTCTAATATAGTTAGTTGAACACTATTTGGAAATTACTGAACCACACAGTAACTTTCTCAAAAGGGAAAGAACCATTTGCTAGAGGACTGGAGAGATTGTATTTTCCACTAGGAAGTCATTTTCAGGAGGCATTTGAACCAGGAATAACGTCGGTCAAGGCAAAACCTCCCTTGtgtcttctattaaaaaaaaatgtttaattgatacataataattttatgtatttatggagtTGTCCGTTCATGTTCCTAGGTTTTAAGTCTGTGCAGAGTCTAGTTctttatttatactgtaaatgggtcatggtattttaaaaacaatacctGACCCAGGAAACAAACGTTCTTCCCATCAACTGATGAGCCACTCTTACTAAAGATGGCTGAAATGAGggcaaagaggaagaaatacaaaCATGTGCGGTATGATTTATTTGAAGTAggcataataaaaatgttatttttgatattctatttagtggAAAATATCCAGATACAATGGAATTATTTAATGAGTGAAGAGGCTTTCTAGTTCTAGTATCTAGGTTCTTTTCTCCTGACCCTCCAGCCTCTGCTtgaggctcatccatgttgtagcatgtatcagaacttcgtttctttttacagctgaataatatttcattggaaGGACAgtccacaatttgtttatccacttaTTCACTGATGGATGTTTTGggctgtttctaccttttggcttttgtgaatagtggtgCTATGaatatacagatacctgtgtgtATAGGCATTTGTTTAAATACCAGTTTTTTATTTATACTCCTaggagtggagttgctgggtcatatggcaattCATTTGAGGAACTGAGAAGCTTATTCCATGGAGGCTGAActgttttatattcccaccagcaacgtgtaaggttccagtttctctacatcatcaccaacacttgctattttccatttccttaatgatagccatcctagtggattTGAAGTGGTACCTTATcgtggttttgattgcattctctattgactaatgatattgagcatcttttcatgtattttttggtcatttggtcatttttcttttttaattttaaaattttgagacaggctctcactatgttgcccaggtggtctcaaactcctgggttccagcgatgctcatgcctcagtctcccaaaggggtgggattacaggtgtgagccactttgcccagcccatttgtatatctcctttGGAGAATATCTAGGTTCTTTTGAAGGTAGCTGCATATAAACTAGCCAAATTAACAGACTGTGGTTTTTAGACGGCTTTCCATATCTACAAGAACTATTTAGTTCTCAAAACTGGGAAGAAATGTTTCAGAGGCATCATTAATTCATAATCTAAAAATTTATCTCaggtttccttttttcccccagatTCTGTATCCTCCATAGTCCTATTCATGACATGGGTCGTTCATCTCTGTATTCTAAACCCTCAACGAACTGTAGacactaataaatatttattggatgaatgGTCTCTCACCagccaccttttcttttttttttttgagacaagagtctcactctgtcactcaggctggagtgcagtggcgcgatctcagttcactgcaacctccgcctcccgggttcaagcgattctcccacctgagcctcccgagtagctgggattacaggtgcacgccaccttgtctggctaatttttgtatttttagtagagacagggtttcactgtgttggtcaggctggtctcaaacgcctgacctcaggtgatctgcccgacttggcctcccaaagtgctgggattacaggtgtgagccaccgcacccggcctccagcctcttttcttttttttttttgagacaagtctaactctgtcacccaggctggagagcagcggcatgatcatggctcactgctgcctcaacctcagCGGCTCAAGTCAttgttcccacctcagcctccctagtagactggactacaggcatgtgccaccacacccggctaatttttcatcaGCCACCTTTTCTAACCATCTGTTTGCACTGACTTCCCAGGTTCTGCATCATTATTGGTTTACTGAGACAATGCACTTGACCCGTCCTTCAATCCCAAAGTAGCAAAGAATATCAGGAGTTCTTTGAGCCCCTAAGTGCCCTACTTTCCCAGGGTCAGGGGACCCTGACAAGCAAGGTCCCCACATCTTTCTGTGGTTGGATAGGGATATAAAATTTCTCACACGTGTTAAATCAAGAtactttggccaggcacggtggctcacacctgtaatcccagcactttgggaggctgaggtgtacagatcacttgaggtcaggagttcgagaccagcctggtcaacatggtgaaactcccatctctactaaaaaaaaaaaactttgggaggccgaggtgggtggatcatgaggtcaggagtttgagaccagcctggccaacatggtgagaccccgtctctactaaaaatgcaaaaattaggtgggctggtggcacacaccagtagtcccagctactcaggaggctgaggcaggggaattgcttgaacctgggaggcagaggttacagtgagctgagatcatgccaccgcactccagccagggcaacagatcaagactccatcttgggggaaaaaaaaaaaaaaattagccaggcttggtggtggatgcctgtattcccagcttcttgggagactgaagcaggaggatcgcttgaacccaggaggcagaggttgcagtgagttgagattgtgccactgtactccagcatgggcaacagaaacaatactccgtctcaaaaaaaaaaaaaaaaaaaaaaatcaagacaccAAACACACACAACTAATTAGCtttataaattgaattaaaagaaaatccaTACTGACTTGCTTTCCCATCTGTCCATACTTGTCTATCTAAATGATTAAGGGCTAGAGAAAATACAGATGATGATGGCTGAGATGGGATAAAACTATAAATTGACTTGGTTCCATTTACCTCCCAGAATCAGCATACAGTGACAAGGTAGAGAGAAAAGGTCTGGGCACCACAAACTTGTACTTGTGCTAGAAATGTAGGTGCCTTTTCATTTGCCCAGCAGGGCTAGTTTAACAGCCAGGGTATCTTCTGGGACTCTTCCTCAAATCTTGCTCTACCGCTgactagctatgtgatcttgggcaagtttctcaacctttctgtgcctttctTCCTTCACTTATAACAGAATTTGCTTCACAGAGTTAGTCTGAGGATTCAGTAAGTAGATACGTGTAatcttagaacagtgtctggcacatagtaaaactctatctttgctattgttgtttttgttataacTGTAtagatgttagctattattactatCCACAAGAATGGGAcatatcaattatatatattaCTGGCCTAGTAATTATATATACTTAGAATCCctgatcaataaaataaattgtaatagAAATTTTTGTTCCTCAAACACATTTTTGTTcctcaaacacatttttaaataaacatgtcttgggaaagccaaagaaaaaaaaatcatacctaTATCCAAATATGTTATATTAAAACCTTGTTCCTTGGCAATTTCACTAAGCAGCTGGATGTAATCTGTATTTGGAATACTAAGGAGGCTTCttttcagtaagttgatctttTCACCAGGAGAATTCCTCAAGGAATGCCAAGTACATCCTAAAGAATGTCCTACTACATTTGTCTGAAAAACAGAGATGAAGATTTAGACTTTTGACTAGGACTGGGTTCCAACACCAGTACCAGTATAATTAAAAGTACTTATTAAGCACTCACATTTAATATGTTATAAAGCATGTTTAAATGGATAACATTTGGTTAATTTTCCAATTTAAACAAGACAACATTAAAAAGTACACATTTAACAATACTATATGTTTTTAAGAAGCACTTGCAATAATATACTGAaagcattttgtattttgtatagtACAAATGTTTCTCAGTCAAGTTTTCTGATGGTCACATTAAGAGGTACAAGATATCTGGGAGCACCATAAGTAAATCCACAAATAATTAAATCTGCCTAATGGAGCAATTTGCAGATTAAAATATAGAACAATTTTCAtatctttggttttttttgtattaaatacCGATCACTATAACTGACAgctataaaacaggaaaaaacagaaaaaaaaactaaattaaacatGAAATGTACACGTTGGGTTTGAGGAACAAGTCATTCAAATAAATGACAGGATGTCAAAAAGTTCTTATCAGACTTCTATCCCAGAACCCAActgagtatttttttcctttttctttctgcttttcctctttcctttatccTCCCCTATATCCTTCCCTTTTCATCTCTGTCCTTAGAATGCCTTATATTTCCATATTAGTTTATGGTTCTCAAATTGCTTTCATATGCCATTAATAAAAACAACTACTTTCTGAAGTAAGTAGGGTTACTActcttaatattgttttattaatgAGCACGACAGAGGGGAGGCAATTTCCAAAAGATTTTAGAGATGGCATGATATGGAATTAAGTAATTTGTTAGATTtaccaaataaaaatttacattatagaaactttaaaatactgtttttaaataaagaacacTATTTACatggttaaaaaaatacatgcactAAGAACAAATATATAATGAAGAGTACAGTCTCTTTTCCTTACCACCCATTCCCTGAAGACCTCTGTTCTATTTCTTAGACATACTGTTAAACATTTTtcagtatcttcccataaatgtTCTATGCATATGCAAGCACACACAATCTTTTAAAGCAAATGATAACTTACTCCTCTacatcttgtttatttttcttttatcagtgcaCATATATGCACTGTATTTACCTTACGGATCTCCAACTGTGAGctttaggttgtttctagtttcttGCTTTTACTAGCAATAAACACTCTTTTGCACTTGAATGAGTTTCTCTGTAGAATTATTTCTAGAAGTGGAACTGCTAAGTCAAAGAACATGTacacttttaattttgataaatactTCCAAACTGATTTCTGAACCAATTTATACTCCTACCAACTGTCTTGGAGGGGGCTTGTTTTCTCATACTCTCACTAATACCAGCTATTATcaaattttgtagtttttgccAATCTAAaaggtgaaaatattttatcttgcaCGAAtaaagttgaatattttttctttttttcccttaatcGTTTGCATTTCTTCTACTGGGTTGTCTTTTTAACTGATGCATaagagctttttaaattttctcttttttaagagtTAGGATCTTGCTGTGTAGCTTaactctcaaactcttgggctctagcagtcctcccaccttagcctcccgagtagctgggactacaggcatgtgctgctgTGTGCAGCAGATGTGTACAAAAGAGCTTTAAAGGTAGTACTGAAAACAGTTCCTTTATAGTTCTatgttgaaaataatttcttcccACTTTTTTATTGTCTTGAttttatttacagattttttgCTGTGCAGTAGGTTTTATGTTGtcaaatttattaatcttttaaccTTCTAGGTTTTAAGTTAAAATGCTTTCCCCAtgctaagatttttaaaaagaaaaactcttccATGTTTCCTAATACTTATACTGTTTCAAATTTTTATGTTCAAATCTTTGATCCATCTGAAATTCACTTTGGTGTAAGGAATAAGGAAGCATTCTAAATAGATGTCATacacataaacaaatatatatatagcccCCACCCAAATGTGGATGT is part of the Pan paniscus chromosome 13, NHGRI_mPanPan1-v2.0_pri, whole genome shotgun sequence genome and harbors:
- the PRKRA gene encoding interferon-inducible double-stranded RNA-dependent protein kinase activator A isoform X3, producing the protein MPDPSKQPKNQLNPIGSLQELAIHHGWRLPEYTLSQEGGPAHKREYTTICRLESFMETGKGASKKQAKRNAAEKFLAKFSNISPENHISLTNVVGHSLGCTWHSLRNSPGEKINLLKRSLLSIPNTDYIQLLSEIAKEQGFNITYLDIDELSANGQYQCLAELSTSPITVCHGSGISCGNAQSDAAHNALQYLKIIAERK